A stretch of the Mycobacterium sp. ITM-2016-00317 genome encodes the following:
- a CDS encoding SDR family oxidoreductase has translation MGAALQGAVAVVAGATRGAGRGIAAGLGEAGATVICTGRSSTQAHLISDYDRPETIEETARLVTDLGGTGIAIPVDHLDPEQVRTLADRLRGEFSRIDVLVNDIWGGEILKGGPAQWNTPIWQHDLEAGLRILRLGIDTHLITSHYLLPLVISKPGGLLVEVTDGTASYNATHYRISTFYDLVKNAVNRLAFCQGHELAAHRGAAVAVSPGWLRSEMMLDNYGVTEEHWRDALNTGRPGGLPTAPTGFAQSESPRYVGRGVAALAADPDKLRWNQQSVTSAELAIEYQLTDIDGTRPNCWI, from the coding sequence ATGGGTGCGGCCTTGCAGGGGGCGGTTGCCGTGGTGGCGGGCGCGACGCGCGGCGCAGGCCGCGGAATCGCTGCCGGGCTGGGCGAGGCCGGGGCCACCGTGATCTGCACCGGACGCAGCAGCACACAAGCGCACCTGATCTCTGATTACGACCGGCCCGAGACCATCGAAGAGACCGCTCGCCTCGTCACCGACCTCGGTGGAACCGGGATCGCGATACCGGTAGACCATCTCGATCCCGAACAGGTACGGACGCTCGCCGACCGCCTCCGGGGCGAGTTCAGCCGCATCGATGTTCTGGTCAACGACATCTGGGGCGGCGAGATCCTCAAAGGCGGACCGGCGCAATGGAACACGCCGATCTGGCAACACGATCTAGAGGCCGGACTGCGGATCCTGCGGCTCGGAATCGACACCCATCTGATCACCTCGCACTACCTGCTGCCCCTTGTCATCTCCAAGCCCGGCGGCCTGCTTGTCGAGGTCACCGACGGCACAGCCAGCTACAACGCGACGCACTACCGCATTTCCACGTTCTACGACCTGGTCAAGAACGCGGTCAACCGACTGGCTTTCTGCCAGGGCCACGAACTCGCCGCGCACCGGGGCGCCGCCGTGGCAGTGAGTCCCGGCTGGCTCCGCTCTGAGATGATGCTCGACAACTACGGCGTCACTGAGGAGCACTGGCGCGACGCGTTGAACACCGGTAGGCCCGGTGGGCTTCCCACGGCGCCAACGGGATTCGCCCAATCCGAATCTCCGCGCTATGTGGGTCGAGGTGTCGCTGCCCTGGCGGCCGACCCGGACAAGCTTCGCTGGAACCAACAGTCGGTGACTTCAGCCGAACTGGCGATCGAATATCAGCTCACAGATATCGACGGAACCCGACCCAACTGCTGGATATGA
- a CDS encoding alkaline phosphatase family protein — MGYASHVGRVGALAVTLGVGWAVASAPGVAVAETTDSAGSSSSQSSSESTSAPSNDTSAANDAGDTGGGGEADQDVADDRDTDDDADEPEAGDEDADESDEPEAADEDAEEPEGADDSAVTSTNGASAAATPPTREPAAEPTGAEEAASPQTDALEAVEPDPVETAPAATTTSTSTATANTTVTTASTTTENTSEAAAEPTLVTLISDVVSALLKPPAEPTPVTPLDGSVMLASLAAVRDELERSVLRRMAATMPAAAYVDDGTPNVLVIGVDGLNLSRVLANPDITANLWSLIQGSTTAASTIVGHTTISNPSWTSILTGAWGEKTGVINNVFTPWTYQKWPTVFSQLEALSNGAIETTSIANWDVISAIAATGLRADNIFNVAPIEGDPNWFLSDDRVGDLTEAAIAAAGADTANFMFSYFVGIDENGHEYGGGSPEYLAALANFDRNLGEIMQAVALWEAATGEKWTIMMVTDHGHQPQLGLGHGFQSPDETTTFVIARSPGLFGEGLVNLKYSIVDVTPTALALFGYEPTVANLDGVSLTDLGDADVTPVDNDEALRGTLQDIIGKYGYPDIGTSLALGARTIFASVPYYVDMLTTGISASLQSIADAGIFLLSPLAALAIIPVRIIGGLTYVGTNVVAQIVARLTGVTGASIFPLWPPAPPSFPQSPQDASTPDLVALVCTDGRVSSAVFACGAATVAA, encoded by the coding sequence ATGGGTTACGCCAGCCACGTTGGTCGTGTCGGAGCACTCGCGGTGACGTTGGGAGTGGGTTGGGCGGTGGCGTCCGCACCGGGCGTGGCCGTGGCCGAAACGACCGACTCCGCCGGTTCCAGTTCCAGCCAGTCCTCGTCGGAGAGCACGTCAGCGCCGTCGAACGACACGTCAGCCGCGAACGACGCCGGCGACACCGGAGGCGGCGGCGAAGCGGACCAGGACGTCGCAGACGACCGGGACACAGATGACGATGCAGACGAGCCGGAAGCCGGCGACGAGGACGCCGACGAGTCCGACGAGCCGGAAGCGGCCGACGAGGACGCCGAGGAGCCGGAAGGCGCCGACGACTCGGCAGTGACATCGACGAACGGGGCGTCCGCCGCTGCAACACCACCGACCAGGGAACCCGCGGCCGAGCCGACCGGGGCCGAGGAGGCGGCGTCACCGCAGACCGATGCACTCGAGGCAGTCGAGCCGGATCCGGTCGAGACCGCCCCGGCGGCCACGACGACGTCGACGTCCACCGCTACCGCAAACACCACCGTCACCACCGCAAGCACCACCACCGAGAACACCTCCGAGGCGGCGGCCGAGCCGACCCTGGTCACCTTGATCTCTGACGTGGTCAGCGCTCTGCTCAAGCCGCCGGCCGAACCGACTCCGGTGACACCGCTTGACGGCTCGGTAATGCTGGCATCGCTGGCCGCGGTGCGGGATGAGCTGGAGCGCAGCGTTCTTCGCCGCATGGCGGCGACCATGCCGGCGGCGGCGTACGTCGACGACGGCACTCCCAATGTGCTGGTGATCGGTGTGGACGGCCTGAACCTCAGCCGTGTGCTGGCCAACCCCGACATCACGGCCAACCTCTGGAGTCTGATCCAGGGCAGCACCACCGCCGCATCCACCATCGTCGGGCACACCACGATCTCGAATCCGTCCTGGACGTCGATCCTGACCGGCGCTTGGGGGGAGAAGACGGGGGTGATCAACAACGTCTTCACGCCGTGGACCTATCAGAAGTGGCCGACGGTGTTCAGCCAGCTGGAAGCGCTCAGCAACGGTGCCATCGAGACCACCTCGATCGCGAACTGGGATGTCATCTCGGCCATCGCGGCGACGGGGCTGCGCGCGGACAACATCTTCAATGTGGCGCCGATCGAGGGGGACCCGAACTGGTTCCTGTCCGATGACCGGGTCGGCGACCTGACCGAGGCCGCGATCGCCGCCGCCGGTGCCGACACCGCGAACTTCATGTTCAGCTATTTCGTCGGCATCGACGAGAACGGCCACGAGTACGGCGGGGGTTCGCCGGAGTATCTCGCGGCTCTGGCGAATTTCGACCGCAACCTCGGCGAGATCATGCAGGCCGTCGCGTTGTGGGAGGCCGCCACCGGGGAGAAGTGGACCATCATGATGGTCACCGACCACGGCCACCAACCACAACTCGGGCTTGGTCACGGTTTCCAATCGCCTGATGAGACAACGACGTTCGTGATCGCCCGCAGCCCCGGGCTGTTCGGTGAGGGCCTGGTCAACCTCAAGTACTCGATCGTGGACGTGACGCCGACGGCGCTGGCGTTGTTCGGTTACGAGCCGACGGTCGCCAATCTGGACGGCGTCTCGCTGACCGACCTCGGCGATGCCGACGTCACGCCGGTCGACAACGACGAGGCGCTGCGCGGCACGTTGCAGGACATCATCGGCAAGTACGGTTACCCCGACATCGGGACCAGCCTCGCGCTGGGCGCACGCACCATTTTCGCCTCGGTGCCCTACTACGTCGACATGCTGACCACCGGCATCTCCGCGAGCCTGCAGTCGATCGCCGACGCGGGCATCTTCCTGCTCAGCCCGCTGGCGGCACTGGCGATCATCCCGGTCAGAATCATCGGCGGTCTCACCTACGTCGGAACGAACGTCGTCGCGCAGATCGTGGCCCGGCTCACCGGTGTCACCGGCGCGAGCATCTTCCCGCTGTGGCCGCCGGCCCCGCCGAGCTTCCCGCAGTCGCCCCAGGACGCGTCTACCCCGGATCTCGTCGCGCTGGTGTGCACCGACGGACGGGTCTCGAGCGCGGTGTTCGCGTGCGGAGCGGCCACCGTCGCGGCGTGA
- a CDS encoding glycoside hydrolase, with product MGTRVLANGRGRWLAVATSLLVSAGMVYAQTSAPPRQAHTPPNAGAPQSAPPEALTPSPLTEAELLAASGPADARVFDLALPAGVAPEGGLQVKTIWAARAISAMFPEIKTIGGYRQDPLKWHPNGLAIDVMIPNHNSEQGIELGNQIAGYALANAKRWGVLHVIWRQGFYPGIGAPSWTADYGSETLNHFDHVHIATDGGGYPTGDESYFIASMQR from the coding sequence GTGGGCACCAGGGTGTTAGCCAACGGGCGAGGACGGTGGTTGGCCGTCGCCACCTCGCTCCTGGTGTCCGCCGGCATGGTCTACGCCCAGACTTCGGCGCCGCCGAGGCAGGCGCACACACCACCGAACGCGGGCGCGCCGCAGTCTGCACCGCCCGAGGCGCTGACCCCCAGCCCGCTCACCGAGGCGGAGTTGCTGGCCGCCAGCGGACCGGCGGACGCCCGGGTGTTCGATCTCGCGCTACCGGCCGGCGTCGCGCCCGAGGGCGGTCTGCAGGTCAAGACCATCTGGGCGGCCCGCGCGATCAGCGCGATGTTCCCGGAGATCAAGACGATCGGTGGGTACCGGCAGGATCCGCTGAAATGGCATCCCAACGGTCTGGCCATCGACGTGATGATCCCGAACCACAACAGCGAGCAGGGCATCGAGCTCGGCAACCAGATCGCCGGGTACGCGCTGGCCAACGCGAAACGGTGGGGCGTGCTGCACGTGATCTGGCGGCAGGGCTTCTACCCCGGCATCGGCGCGCCGAGCTGGACCGCCGACTACGGCTCGGAGACGCTCAACCACTTCGACCACGTCCACATCGCCACCGACGGCGGCGGCTACCCCACCGGGGACGAGTCCTACTTCATCGCTTCGATGCAGCGGTAG
- a CDS encoding GAF and ANTAR domain-containing protein yields MQRRAATEFEAVLRELNAVTVDSVPGAQYASVTVIDDGVESLAATHPYPGLLDDVQREAGEGPCLSAAWNHQIIHIHNLSTDERWPRYRAAAMARTPVRSILSFRLHNEGRRLAALNLYAEATKAFDEESVELGLIYAAHTTVAWNAMRRHEQFRSALASRDVIGQAKGILMERFSIDAMAAFDLLRKLSQESNIKLVEVAERLIGIGHPHA; encoded by the coding sequence ATGCAGCGCCGAGCGGCGACCGAGTTCGAGGCGGTGCTGCGGGAACTCAATGCGGTGACGGTGGATTCGGTACCCGGGGCGCAGTACGCGTCGGTGACCGTGATCGACGACGGGGTCGAGTCGCTGGCCGCGACGCACCCGTATCCCGGCTTGCTGGACGACGTTCAGCGCGAGGCCGGCGAAGGGCCCTGCCTGTCCGCTGCGTGGAATCACCAGATCATCCACATCCACAACCTCAGCACCGACGAGCGGTGGCCCCGCTACCGGGCGGCCGCCATGGCGCGCACACCGGTCCGGTCGATTCTGTCCTTCCGGTTACACAACGAGGGCCGAAGGTTGGCGGCGCTGAATCTGTACGCCGAAGCCACCAAGGCGTTCGACGAGGAGTCGGTGGAGCTGGGCCTGATCTATGCCGCCCACACGACGGTGGCGTGGAACGCGATGCGCCGTCATGAGCAATTCCGCAGCGCGCTGGCCAGCCGGGACGTCATCGGTCAGGCCAAAGGGATCCTGATGGAACGGTTCAGCATCGACGCGATGGCCGCCTTCGATCTGCTGCGCAAACTGTCACAGGAATCCAACATCAAACTCGTCGAGGTCGCCGAGCGGCTGATCGGTATCGGGCACCCGCACGCTTAG
- a CDS encoding cupin domain-containing protein — MQKVSIEALARQQLESAAASGRNAADTVVGGHERVLRQTVIGMLAGSELGEHENPGEATLYVLKGSVRLVSGDQHWDARAGDLVFIPDARHSVVAQTDAALLLTVAKLP; from the coding sequence ATGCAGAAGGTGTCGATTGAAGCTCTGGCTCGTCAGCAATTGGAAAGCGCGGCCGCCAGCGGACGCAACGCCGCCGACACCGTGGTCGGCGGCCACGAGCGAGTGCTGCGGCAGACGGTGATCGGGATGCTCGCCGGCTCCGAGCTCGGCGAGCACGAGAACCCCGGTGAAGCCACGCTCTACGTGCTCAAGGGCTCGGTCCGGTTGGTGAGCGGCGATCAGCACTGGGACGCCCGCGCCGGGGATCTGGTGTTCATCCCCGATGCGCGTCATTCGGTGGTGGCGCAGACCGATGCCGCCCTGCTGCTGACGGTCGCCAAGCTGCCCTAA
- a CDS encoding NADP-dependent isocitrate dehydrogenase translates to MSAEQPTIIYTLTDEAPLLATYAFLPVVRTFASAAGIDVKSTDISVAARILAEFSDRLTDEQKVPDNLAELGELTQLPETNIIKLPNVSASVPQLLAAIKELKAKGYDLPDYPGEPKTDEEKTIKERYAKILGSAVNPVLRQGNSDRRAPKAVKEYARKHPHSMGEWSQASRTHVATMKTGDFYHGEKSMTLDKDRKVKMVLTTKSGETVVLKPEVKLEAGDVIDSMYMSRKALIAFYEEQIEDAYKTGVMFSLHVKATMMKVSHPIVFGHAVKVFYKDAFEKHQKLFDELGVNVNNGMSDLYDKIEQLPASQREEIIEDIHRCHETRPELAMVDSARGITNFHSPSDVIVDASMPAMIRLGGKMYGADGRTKDTKAVNPESTFSRIYQEMINFCKTHGQFDPTTMGTVPNVGLMAMKAEEYGSHDKTFEIPEDGVADIVDIDTGEVLLSQNVEEGDIWRMPIVKDAAIRDWVKLAVTRARASGMPAVFWLDTERPHEVELRKKVKEYLKDEDTEGLQIQIMPQVWAMRYTIERVIRGEDTIAVTGNILRDYLTDLFPILELGTSAKMLSIVPLMAGGGMYETGAGGSAPKHVSQLLEENHLRWDSLGEFLALGASFEDMGRKSGNKKAELLGKTLDSAIGKLLENDKGPSRKAGELDNRGSQFYLSMYWAQELAEQTEDKELAEHFAPLAKTLAENESTIVEELNAVQGKPVDIGGYYYPDREKTTEVMRPSPTFNEALEAARS, encoded by the coding sequence ATGAGCGCCGAGCAGCCGACCATCATCTACACGCTGACCGACGAGGCGCCGCTGCTTGCGACCTACGCCTTCCTGCCGGTGGTTCGCACCTTCGCCTCCGCGGCCGGCATCGACGTCAAGTCGACCGACATCTCGGTCGCCGCGCGCATCCTCGCCGAGTTCAGCGACCGCCTGACCGACGAGCAGAAGGTGCCGGACAACCTGGCCGAGCTCGGCGAGCTGACCCAGCTGCCGGAGACCAACATCATCAAGCTGCCCAACGTGAGCGCGTCCGTGCCGCAGCTGCTGGCCGCGATCAAGGAACTCAAGGCCAAGGGCTACGACCTGCCCGATTATCCGGGCGAGCCGAAGACCGACGAAGAGAAGACCATCAAGGAGCGCTACGCCAAGATTCTCGGTAGCGCCGTGAACCCTGTTCTGCGCCAGGGCAACTCGGACCGTCGCGCACCGAAGGCGGTCAAGGAGTACGCCCGCAAGCATCCGCACAGCATGGGGGAGTGGTCGCAGGCCTCGCGCACCCACGTCGCGACGATGAAGACCGGCGACTTCTACCACGGCGAGAAGTCGATGACGCTCGACAAGGACCGCAAGGTCAAGATGGTGCTGACCACGAAGAGCGGCGAGACCGTCGTCCTCAAACCCGAGGTCAAGCTCGAGGCCGGCGACGTCATCGACAGCATGTACATGAGCAGGAAGGCGCTGATCGCCTTCTACGAAGAGCAGATCGAGGACGCCTACAAGACCGGCGTGATGTTCTCGCTGCACGTCAAGGCGACCATGATGAAGGTCAGCCACCCGATCGTCTTCGGCCACGCGGTGAAGGTGTTCTACAAGGACGCTTTCGAGAAGCACCAGAAGCTCTTCGACGAGCTCGGCGTCAACGTCAACAACGGCATGTCCGATCTCTACGACAAGATCGAGCAGCTGCCCGCCTCGCAGCGCGAGGAGATCATCGAGGACATCCACCGCTGCCACGAGACCCGCCCCGAGCTGGCGATGGTCGACTCGGCCCGCGGCATCACCAACTTCCACTCGCCGTCCGACGTGATCGTCGACGCGTCCATGCCCGCGATGATCCGTCTCGGCGGCAAGATGTACGGCGCCGACGGCCGCACCAAGGACACCAAGGCCGTCAACCCGGAGTCCACGTTCTCCCGGATCTACCAGGAGATGATCAACTTCTGTAAGACCCACGGCCAGTTCGATCCGACGACGATGGGCACCGTCCCCAACGTCGGCCTGATGGCGATGAAGGCCGAGGAGTACGGGTCTCACGACAAGACGTTCGAGATCCCCGAGGACGGGGTCGCCGACATCGTCGACATCGACACCGGCGAGGTGCTGCTGAGCCAGAACGTCGAGGAGGGCGACATCTGGCGCATGCCGATCGTCAAGGACGCCGCGATCCGCGACTGGGTGAAGCTGGCCGTCACCCGCGCCCGCGCCTCCGGGATGCCCGCGGTGTTCTGGCTCGACACCGAGCGCCCGCACGAGGTGGAACTGCGCAAGAAGGTCAAGGAGTACCTCAAGGACGAGGACACCGAGGGCCTGCAGATCCAGATCATGCCGCAGGTCTGGGCGATGCGTTACACGATCGAGCGCGTGATCCGCGGCGAGGACACCATCGCGGTCACCGGCAACATCCTGCGCGACTACCTCACCGACCTGTTCCCGATCCTCGAGCTGGGCACCAGCGCCAAGATGCTCTCGATCGTGCCGCTGATGGCCGGCGGCGGGATGTACGAGACCGGGGCCGGCGGGTCCGCGCCCAAGCACGTGAGCCAGCTGCTGGAGGAGAACCACCTGCGCTGGGACTCGCTCGGCGAGTTCCTGGCCCTCGGCGCCAGCTTCGAGGACATGGGCCGCAAGTCGGGCAACAAGAAGGCCGAGCTGCTCGGTAAGACCCTCGACTCCGCGATCGGCAAGCTGCTGGAGAACGACAAGGGCCCGTCGCGCAAGGCCGGCGAACTCGACAACCGTGGCAGCCAGTTCTACCTGAGCATGTACTGGGCCCAGGAGCTGGCCGAGCAGACCGAGGACAAGGAGCTCGCCGAGCATTTCGCGCCGCTGGCCAAGACCCTCGCCGAGAACGAGTCGACCATCGTCGAGGAGCTCAACGCGGTACAGGGCAAGCCGGTCGACATCGGCGGCTACTACTACCCGGACCGGGAGAAGACCACCGAGGTGATGCGTCCCAGCCCCACCTTCAACGAGGCGCTGGAAGCCGCGCGGAGCTGA
- a CDS encoding acyltransferase — MTPTSRDRAVDVARLGSLLVVMFGHSVLLLATIDTAGVHIGNLIGAVPGVAPLTWVAQVMPLFFLAGGAAAVYGHQAGMPWGAWVFTRAQRLYRPVFWYLAAWSVGLLVAHQVFGAGSAAGLGAESVALLWFLGVYLVALAFVPALTRLRTGAAVAVLVTGLTVAAAATDALRWATGDPEAGVLNFLFVWLIPVAIGVGYARGLTSRRSALVAGVAAFAGQLALVTFGPYEVSLVVTGAEKVSNVSPPTVVLALHCIWMSCAFVCAAGALGRWARRPRVWRVVSAGNAGAMTLYLWHIVAIAIAAFALHAAGLDAYDPAAPGFWGRLVLRAAVFAVVMFVLFRLLTPLERRPLPWWDRPVGGSGVRATAAGALICVSAVTLVVTAKFGLGEVPGWTALGVFLTSAAAARLCVPAPAGLTVPPAQTAVGSPRP, encoded by the coding sequence ATGACACCGACTTCGCGCGATCGTGCCGTCGACGTCGCCCGGCTGGGCTCGTTGCTGGTGGTGATGTTCGGGCACAGTGTGCTGCTGCTGGCCACCATCGACACCGCCGGTGTGCACATCGGCAACCTCATCGGCGCGGTGCCCGGGGTGGCGCCGCTGACGTGGGTCGCCCAGGTCATGCCGCTGTTCTTCCTCGCGGGCGGCGCGGCCGCGGTGTACGGCCATCAGGCCGGGATGCCTTGGGGGGCCTGGGTGTTCACCCGCGCACAGCGGCTGTACCGGCCGGTCTTCTGGTACCTGGCGGCGTGGTCGGTGGGTCTGCTCGTCGCGCACCAGGTGTTCGGCGCCGGCTCCGCGGCCGGGCTGGGCGCCGAAAGTGTGGCGCTCCTCTGGTTCCTGGGCGTGTACCTGGTGGCACTGGCTTTCGTGCCGGCGCTGACCCGGCTGCGCACCGGGGCCGCCGTGGCCGTGCTGGTCACCGGCCTGACCGTTGCCGCCGCGGCGACGGACGCGCTGCGGTGGGCCACCGGGGATCCCGAGGCCGGGGTGCTCAATTTCCTGTTCGTCTGGTTGATTCCGGTCGCGATCGGCGTCGGCTACGCGCGCGGGCTCACCTCTCGCCGCAGTGCGCTGGTCGCGGGGGTCGCCGCCTTCGCGGGCCAGCTGGCGCTCGTCACGTTCGGCCCCTACGAGGTCTCCCTCGTGGTCACCGGCGCCGAGAAGGTCTCCAACGTCTCACCGCCCACCGTGGTCCTGGCGCTGCACTGCATCTGGATGTCGTGCGCGTTCGTCTGCGCGGCCGGCGCGCTGGGCCGCTGGGCCCGGCGGCCGCGGGTGTGGCGTGTGGTGTCGGCGGGCAACGCCGGCGCGATGACGCTGTACCTGTGGCACATCGTGGCGATCGCGATCGCCGCGTTCGCGCTGCACGCCGCGGGGCTGGACGCCTACGACCCTGCCGCGCCCGGATTCTGGGGCAGGCTCGTGCTGCGGGCAGCGGTGTTCGCCGTCGTGATGTTCGTGCTGTTCCGGCTGCTGACGCCACTGGAGCGGCGCCCGCTGCCGTGGTGGGACCGTCCGGTCGGGGGCAGCGGGGTGCGCGCCACCGCGGCCGGCGCACTGATCTGCGTCTCGGCGGTGACGCTGGTCGTGACCGCCAAGTTCGGGCTCGGCGAGGTGCCGGGGTGGACCGCGCTGGGCGTGTTCCTGACGTCGGCCGCCGCCGCTCGACTCTGCGTACCGGCGCCGGCTGGGCTCACCGTCCCGCCGGCACAGACAGCAGTCGGCTCGCCGCGGCCTTGA
- a CDS encoding SDR family NAD(P)-dependent oxidoreductase produces MTETKLALVTGASSGIGLELARQFAQNGYDLVVCAEDEAIHAVPAELSSYGVSVQPVQVDLRTSDGVEHLFNSTIAGGRALSAAALNAGVGRGDMFLESDLEDDLAVIDLNVRSTVHLAKLVLREMANREAGRVLFTSSVASMMPGSYQTVYNASKSFVQSFAKALQDELRDSPITVTALIPGPTDTNFFARAKMLDTPVGSGPKDDPAEVARQGFAALMRGDRQVVAASPMSKAMGVALRVLPDPVKAAASRLLSVPAGR; encoded by the coding sequence ATGACAGAAACAAAACTCGCCCTGGTCACCGGGGCCTCCAGCGGCATCGGCCTCGAGTTGGCCCGCCAGTTCGCGCAGAACGGCTACGACCTCGTGGTCTGCGCCGAGGACGAGGCCATCCATGCCGTCCCCGCCGAGTTGTCCTCCTACGGCGTCTCCGTACAGCCGGTACAGGTGGACCTGCGCACGTCCGACGGCGTCGAGCACCTGTTCAACAGCACGATCGCAGGCGGCCGCGCATTGTCGGCCGCTGCGCTCAACGCCGGCGTCGGACGGGGTGACATGTTCCTCGAGAGCGACCTGGAGGACGACCTCGCAGTCATCGACCTCAACGTGCGTTCGACGGTGCACCTGGCGAAGCTGGTCCTGCGGGAGATGGCCAATCGCGAAGCGGGCCGGGTGCTATTCACGTCGTCGGTCGCGTCGATGATGCCCGGCTCGTACCAGACGGTCTACAACGCGTCGAAGTCCTTTGTGCAGTCGTTCGCCAAAGCCCTTCAGGACGAGTTGCGCGACTCCCCGATCACGGTCACCGCACTGATACCCGGTCCCACCGACACCAATTTCTTCGCCCGGGCCAAGATGCTGGACACGCCGGTCGGGTCGGGCCCCAAGGACGATCCCGCCGAGGTCGCACGCCAGGGGTTCGCGGCGCTGATGCGCGGCGACCGGCAGGTGGTGGCCGCATCGCCGATGTCGAAGGCGATGGGCGTGGCGCTGCGCGTCCTGCCCGACCCGGTCAAGGCCGCGGCGAGCCGACTGCTGTCTGTGCCGGCGGGACGGTGA
- a CDS encoding Fur family transcriptional regulator: MTEEPDYSAVLRSAALRVTRPRMAVLHAVGQHPHADTELIIGAARELVPDISRQTVYDALNALAATGLVRRIQPAGSVARYETRVGDNHHHVVCRSCGVIADVDCAVGEAPCLTASDPLGFEVDEAEVIYWGICPDCSTAPAST, translated from the coding sequence ATGACCGAAGAACCCGACTACTCGGCGGTGCTGAGGTCGGCCGCATTGCGGGTCACCCGGCCACGGATGGCCGTGTTGCACGCTGTCGGACAACACCCGCACGCCGACACCGAACTGATCATCGGTGCAGCCCGCGAACTCGTGCCGGACATTTCCCGGCAGACGGTGTATGACGCGCTGAACGCCCTCGCGGCAACAGGATTGGTGCGGCGCATCCAGCCGGCCGGTTCGGTGGCCCGATACGAGACCCGCGTCGGCGACAACCACCACCACGTGGTGTGCCGGTCCTGCGGCGTGATCGCCGACGTCGACTGCGCGGTGGGCGAGGCGCCCTGTCTCACCGCCTCCGATCCTCTCGGCTTCGAAGTCGACGAAGCCGAAGTCATCTACTGGGGCATCTGCCCCGACTGTTCGACAGCCCCAGCATCGACATGA